A single genomic interval of Polaribacter vadi harbors:
- a CDS encoding (2Fe-2S)-binding protein: protein MPNYTLNINGKDRAVSADEDTPLLWVLRDELNLVGTKFGCGIAQCGACTVHIDGIATRSCQMQVSILDDVKITTIEGLSEDGKHPVQEAWKEIDVPQCGYCQAGQIMTASAFLAENKNPSEEEIRQAMHGNICRCASYNRIEKAVKVAAEKMS from the coding sequence ATGCCAAATTATACACTAAATATTAATGGAAAAGATCGTGCTGTTTCTGCTGATGAAGACACACCTTTGTTGTGGGTTTTAAGAGACGAACTAAATTTAGTGGGTACAAAATTTGGTTGTGGTATTGCACAATGTGGCGCTTGTACAGTACATATAGATGGCATTGCAACAAGAAGTTGCCAAATGCAAGTTTCTATTTTAGACGATGTAAAAATAACAACGATTGAAGGGTTGTCTGAAGATGGAAAACATCCTGTTCAAGAAGCTTGGAAAGAAATTGATGTACCACAATGTGGGTATTGTCAAGCAGGGCAAATTATGACAGCTTCTGCCTTTTTAGCTGAAAATAAAAACCCATCTGAAGAAGAAATAAGACAAGCAATGCATGGCAATATTTGCAGATGTGCTTCTTATAATAGAATTGAAAAAGCTGTAAAAGTGGCTGCAGAAAAAATGTCTTAA